The Phytohabitans houttuyneae genome has a segment encoding these proteins:
- a CDS encoding nucleotide exchange factor GrpE produces MENGPVPVDTKSTVDDERTVAELEDRWRRALADLDNLRKRYARELERERAAERARVACAWLPVLDNLELALDHAQRDLSHDSGPLAQGLLAVRDQAIVVLAGLGYERHDETGIPFDPERHEAVVARADDHVPPGTVIEVLRPGYGDGDRQLRPAAVVVSADTPGA; encoded by the coding sequence ATGGAGAACGGCCCGGTCCCCGTCGATACCAAATCCACAGTGGACGACGAGCGCACGGTGGCGGAGCTGGAGGACCGATGGCGGCGGGCGCTGGCTGACCTGGACAACCTGCGCAAGCGGTACGCCCGCGAGCTGGAGCGGGAGCGGGCCGCCGAGCGGGCCCGGGTAGCCTGCGCCTGGCTGCCAGTCCTGGACAACCTGGAGCTGGCGCTGGACCACGCGCAGCGCGATCTCAGCCACGACTCGGGGCCCCTGGCGCAGGGCCTGCTCGCCGTGCGGGACCAGGCGATCGTGGTGCTCGCCGGACTTGGATACGAGCGCCACGACGAGACCGGCATCCCGTTCGACCCGGAGCGGCACGAGGCTGTGGTCGCCCGTGCGGACGACCATGTGCCGCCCGGGACGGTCATCGAGGTGCTACGACCCGGATACGGCGACGGCGACCGCCAGCTGCGCCCGGCCGCCGTGGTGGTCTCCGCCGATACGCCGGGAGCGTAG
- a CDS encoding DnaJ domain-containing protein — MPRDYYETLGISRDASPEEVQRAFRTQARRFHPDVNRSPDAEERFKQINEAYQVLSDPESRERYDRFGPDFRRAPQDGSSRGGARGAGTRGTPFTDADLDLDELFGGLFGFGGRGRWPVPTRRPSLS; from the coding sequence ATGCCGCGTGACTACTACGAGACGCTCGGGATCTCCCGGGACGCGTCGCCGGAGGAGGTGCAGCGGGCCTTTAGGACCCAGGCCCGCCGCTTCCACCCCGACGTCAACCGCAGTCCGGACGCGGAGGAGCGGTTCAAGCAGATCAACGAGGCGTACCAGGTGCTCTCCGACCCGGAGAGCCGCGAGCGGTACGACCGCTTCGGGCCGGACTTCCGGCGTGCGCCGCAGGACGGAAGCAGTCGTGGCGGCGCGCGCGGCGCCGGTACCCGTGGAACGCCTTTCACCGACGCGGACCTGGACCTGGACGAGCTGTTCGGCGGGCTGTTCGGCTTCGGCGGGCGGGGCCGATGGCCGGTGCCGACCAGGAGGCCGAGC